In Leptolyngbya subtilissima AS-A7, the sequence CGAGTCCTCGTCTTCGCCTTGGGTCCACACCTGCACGGGTTTGTCGGGGTAGTGCCGGTCAGGACCAATGAAATAGATGCCGCGCTCGGGCTGAGTGAGGCGGTAGGCGATCGCTACCGTAAAGCTTTCCCCGGCGATCGTGGGTTTCTTGAGCCGCACTATTAACTGTTCGCCATCGTAGTCAAAATCTTGCTTGGCGCTGCCCACCTTTACCGATTCGATCTGCTGATTCACTGCATCCAGTGTCAAACTGTCGACGCCGTCGCGCACGGGGTTGATGCGAATTTTGCAGGTGCCTGCGCAGACCTTTTGCTCCAGGTCGAGGCTGAGGTCTAGGGCAATATGCTCGACCTGACCAGGGCGATCGGGGTTGTAGTGGGGTTTGGCCCCCGGCATTTCAAACGATTTGTAGCCGTTGTTGTCGGTCTGCAAGCTTTCGATCTGAAACGTGCGGCGGGCGGTTGACATGGGCGCAATAAACCTTTTGGTGACGTTAAAGCTTCAGGGCCAAGGCACCGTGCTACCGAGCTGCACACACCTTGGGCCAAACAGTCTAACCCTGACTGGCATAAAGCCATCCTACTCTGAAACGTCTAAAACGTAGTCAGATTGACATTGCTTAAGCAATGTCAATCTACGAGCAGCAGTTAGGTAAGGGACGAGACATTTAACCCGAAACGTCAAGCGTTTGCTCCAAGCATTGAGTAATTTACTCGGAACGTTGAGTCTTTTGCTCTCAGAGCCGAGTAATTTTCTCGGAACACCGAGCAATTCACTCTAGCTTCTGAGTAATTTTCTCTAAACGTTGACTGATTCACTCTGGGTCTCAAGTAATTTGCTCGAAACGCCGTGTTTTTGATCCAACGTTCGAGCTGCTGACTGCGATCGCCAGTGCACAACCGCTCATCTCACAAAGCCCTGTTTCGAGACCGATATTGTGTAGGGGCATTGCACTGCAATGCCCCTACCGCTGAGTCGATCAGCCGTTCGACACAGAAGATGGCTCTGCCCAAAGTGGGATTTATGTCATGAATCGCCATCACCGCTGACAAAGTTTCTTACTATCAAAGAGCAAGCCCAGAAGAGTAAAAACTTAAATCAAAAACCTCGATCTAAGCAGCGCTGTAGGTTGTGTTTTAGCAATAGCCCAACGCGCCATCGGGGTTGGTTTTAGTATGTCAAGCTGCTTTGCAAAAGCAGCCTACGATCGACCTCGTTACAGTACTGTTTGGACTCCAAAACCATGCCTACCTTAAATTCTCAACAAGAAAAAACGCTGACAGCTTTTATCACCGCCCTGGGTCAGCAAGACGACGCATTGCCAGAGGGATTGCAAAAACAAATTCACGCCATTGGTCAAAATCTTGAGGCTCGCATTTTAGAACTGCCTACGATCGCGGCCAGCTTGCCGCATTTAAACCAGGCCTACCAAACGGCTCTGTCTGATACCCAAGCCGACGCACCGGCTGCCACCTTTGCGTCTAGCACCAGTCAATCTGACAGCGACAAACGGTTCGATCGCGCCGTTGACATTCTCACCGCTGATGACCCCGTTCAGGCGGCCAAGCGCAGTCGCACCCCGCTGGGACAGATTGCCTCAAATCCGCTGAAGCGGCTCTTTGGCAGAGGCTAAATCTGTTGGCACGCTGCCCCACGATTGCCGGTCCCCAGCGATAGACTCAAACTATTGATGGGTAATCACCATGGCTCACCTCACCGCCCGCCGCCCCCAAAACGTAGAGGGCGATCTCTACGTCGATAGTTCCTGCATTGACTGCGACACCTGCCGCTGGATGGCCCCCGATGTGTTTACCCGCGAGGCTGGACAGTCGGCGGTAGTGCATCAGCCCGAGACAGCGGCAGAACGGTTGGCTGCTTTGCAAGCCGTTCTGGCCTGCCCCACGGCCTCCATCGGCACCGTTGCCCCACCCAAAGATATGAAGGCGGCGCAGGCCAGCTTTCCCATCCCCGTCACCGAAAACGTTTACCACTGCGGCTACCACTCCGAAAAGTCCTACGGGGCGGCCAGCTATCTTATTCAGCGGCTTGAGGGCAACGTGTTGGTCGATTCGCCCCGCTTTGCCGCGCCCCTGGTGAAGCAGCTCGAAGCTTTGGGCGGCGTGCGCTACCTCTACCTCACCCACCAGGATGATGTGGCCGACCACCAGCAGTTTCATGAGCGGTTTGGCTGCGATCGCATTCTCCATGCCGACGATGTCAGCTCCAGCACCACATCAGTAGAGATTCAGCTTCAAGGCACTGACCCGGTAGAGCTAGCGCCCGACCTGACGGTTATTCCAGTGCCGGGGCACACCAAGGGGCATACGGTGCTCCTGTACGACAACCGGGTTTTGTTTACTGGCGATCACCTGGCTTGGTCTGTGCGGCTCCATCAGCTCCACGCCTTTCGCTCTGTCTGCTGGTATTCCTGGCCTGAGCAAATCAAGTCGATGGAAAGGCTGGCCGCCTACGACTTTGAGTGGGTGCTGCCCGGCCACGGTCGCCGCCAC encodes:
- a CDS encoding MBL fold metallo-hydrolase, whose amino-acid sequence is MAHLTARRPQNVEGDLYVDSSCIDCDTCRWMAPDVFTREAGQSAVVHQPETAAERLAALQAVLACPTASIGTVAPPKDMKAAQASFPIPVTENVYHCGYHSEKSYGAASYLIQRLEGNVLVDSPRFAAPLVKQLEALGGVRYLYLTHQDDVADHQQFHERFGCDRILHADDVSSSTTSVEIQLQGTDPVELAPDLTVIPVPGHTKGHTVLLYDNRVLFTGDHLAWSVRLHQLHAFRSVCWYSWPEQIKSMERLAAYDFEWVLPGHGRRHHADKATMRQHMQKCLDWMKAQ